Proteins encoded in a region of the Streptomyces violaceoruber genome:
- a CDS encoding RedY protein — protein sequence MDVIIHRIRLHDGVDPARFEAWVRDVDYATCPRLPSVRAFAVHRVSTEQDAPFHYFESISVTGPDEFSRDMKTEAFRDLVTVFDTMATVVEEMSGELLEPGYQARP from the coding sequence ATGGACGTCATCATCCACCGCATTCGTCTGCACGACGGAGTGGACCCGGCCCGCTTCGAGGCCTGGGTCCGGGACGTCGACTACGCGACCTGTCCCCGGCTGCCGAGTGTGCGCGCCTTCGCCGTGCACCGGGTGAGCACGGAACAGGATGCCCCATTCCACTACTTCGAGAGCATCTCGGTGACCGGGCCGGACGAATTCTCCCGGGACATGAAAACGGAGGCCTTTCGGGACCTGGTCACCGTGTTCGACACGATGGCGACGGTCGTCGAGGAGATGAGCGGCGAACTCCTGGAACCCGGCTACCAGGCACGGCCCTGA
- the redW gene encoding L-prolyl-[peptidyl-carrier protein] dehydrogenase, with amino-acid sequence MNFDFDAGFDTETRELRDMVVRFARRELDSSGRFDDAEDFRRRWLLAGKQGLTGTTVPGEYGGSGLDAVSAAATMEALGYGCADTGFAFSVAAHLFAAVMPIVEFGTGEQRAAWLPALCSGERIAAHAITEPEAGSDALHLRTRARPLDDGHVLSGSKCFITNAPVADVFVVQAATDPRGGFFGLTTFLVEASTPGLTVGRPYDKVGLRGSPTADVHFDDCYVPAGAVLGAEGSGASIFSSSMKWERTCLFAAYLGAMRRVLESTVDHVRDREQFGSPIGGFQAVSHRIVDMLGRYEGARLLLYRAARSLSDGTADEVGPALAKIAVSEAAVQLGLDAVQLRGGLGIMDGEAETLLRDALPARIFSGTNEIQKNNVARALGLGRRRPAARR; translated from the coding sequence ATGAACTTCGACTTCGACGCCGGGTTCGACACCGAGACCAGGGAACTGCGCGACATGGTCGTGCGGTTCGCCCGGCGCGAGCTGGACTCCTCCGGCCGTTTCGACGATGCCGAGGACTTCCGGCGGCGCTGGCTGCTGGCCGGCAAGCAGGGCCTGACCGGCACCACCGTGCCCGGTGAGTACGGCGGCAGCGGACTGGACGCGGTGTCCGCGGCCGCCACGATGGAGGCGCTCGGCTACGGCTGCGCGGACACCGGCTTCGCCTTCTCGGTCGCCGCGCATCTGTTCGCCGCCGTCATGCCGATCGTCGAGTTCGGCACCGGGGAGCAGCGTGCCGCGTGGTTGCCGGCCCTGTGCTCCGGCGAGCGGATCGCCGCGCACGCCATCACCGAGCCGGAGGCCGGTTCGGACGCGCTGCACCTGCGCACCCGCGCCCGCCCCCTCGACGACGGCCATGTGCTCAGCGGCTCCAAGTGCTTCATCACCAACGCCCCCGTGGCCGACGTGTTCGTGGTGCAGGCCGCCACCGATCCGCGGGGCGGCTTCTTCGGACTGACCACCTTCCTGGTCGAGGCCTCCACACCGGGACTCACGGTGGGCCGTCCGTACGACAAGGTGGGCCTGCGCGGCTCCCCCACCGCCGACGTCCACTTCGACGACTGCTACGTCCCGGCCGGCGCGGTGCTGGGCGCCGAGGGCTCCGGGGCGAGCATCTTCTCCTCCTCGATGAAGTGGGAGCGCACCTGCCTCTTCGCGGCCTACCTCGGAGCGATGCGCCGGGTGCTGGAGTCCACGGTGGACCACGTCCGGGACCGCGAGCAGTTCGGCTCGCCCATCGGCGGCTTCCAGGCGGTCAGCCACCGCATCGTCGACATGCTGGGCCGCTACGAGGGGGCCCGGCTGCTCCTGTACCGCGCCGCCCGTTCCCTGTCCGACGGCACGGCGGACGAGGTCGGCCCGGCTCTCGCGAAGATCGCGGTCAGTGAGGCGGCCGTACAACTCGGACTGGACGCCGTCCAGTTGAGAGGTGGGCTGGGGATCATGGACGGGGAGGCGGAGACCCTGCTGCGGGACGCGCTGCCCGCCCGGATCTTCTCCGGCACCAACGAGATCCAGAAGAACAACGTCGCGCGAGCGCTGGGCCTCGGGCGCCGGCGTCCCGCGGCCCGCCGCTGA
- a CDS encoding beta-ketoacyl [acyl carrier protein] synthase domain-containing protein: protein MSDNDTDTPTATDTPTVTETDTASAAPDPAEPIAIVGMSALYPGAHGVEDLWRLLLADGPAPASGTGPAPGGLGDIEVDVARFGIPPAQAASMARLQLLMVEAARQCLDDATGSGADRGRTDVVVGTCLGLDRQYANALRVDGARYARDLTEVLADGAWRDTGIDARAAGQELNDALSRRLGASPHDRVGEMASTIPARIASAFKLRGRTLAVESADATSYLALAHAVDSLRAGLAEAVLVVVGQRDEGRFARRALAAKGFAARPSEAGAGDAPVLTEGLGALLLKRRSTAERDGDRVYASVLDCALRHEARPGIFRYSLSAAHRRAAAEAAHRTADVAPGSVRLVECAGYGTAAVGRAEQEAIAGIHAGAPRDSVAVGTVRDRLGHTFANAGLAGVTKAALALHHRTVPPVLPGTDPAPTTGPFRVPRAAEPWEPSTDGTPRRAAVLGASLTGTVCHVLLEEAAPAGSVPQGAGADAHLGGARAAGAARRRFPGGQASAAGRETGAWEAEPIAIVGFGGRFADSPDADGFWRTMLSGRDRIGPLPAELFDRDLYHAPGALALGRSYTDLGAPVPVPTQPPPGLRIPPHRYAATDAAQRLGLDVAAEMFARYGRDPHALDGVGTVVVGSNLGLSRERRLHTGLCLDDLEADVRSLAALAALGPDDVEAVTKLVRDRFGEAGPDDLPTTWDGCVASGIAALIGNEHGLDAVPVAVEAACASSLAAVDVAVGRLRSGGADYAVAGGVELPCNARDMVLCSSLGLLSHSRITPFDAGADGFTPGDGCALFLLKRLTDARRDGDRVFGVLRAVGASNDAKSLIAPDADGQARAVRQAFAQVDFGPDEVDYLEAHGTGTRLGDRVEVAAAAQVYGTGRRTAPLDIGSAKSFLGHTFAAAGAAGLLRTLQALRQATLPPSVNLHELSPDLALDAVPARVATEAGPWPARAGRPRRAAVSAFGTGGINYHLLIEEGTDATR from the coding sequence TTGTCAGACAACGACACGGACACACCCACAGCCACGGACACACCCACCGTCACGGAAACGGACACGGCGTCGGCTGCGCCGGACCCCGCCGAACCCATCGCCATCGTCGGGATGTCCGCCCTCTATCCGGGAGCCCACGGCGTCGAGGACCTGTGGCGGCTGCTGCTCGCCGACGGTCCGGCGCCCGCCTCCGGCACCGGACCCGCGCCCGGCGGCCTCGGTGACATCGAGGTCGACGTGGCACGGTTCGGGATCCCGCCGGCCCAGGCCGCCTCCATGGCCCGCCTGCAACTGCTCATGGTGGAGGCGGCCCGCCAGTGCCTCGACGACGCCACCGGCTCCGGCGCCGACCGGGGGCGCACGGACGTCGTCGTGGGCACCTGCCTCGGCCTGGACCGGCAGTACGCCAACGCCCTGCGCGTCGACGGCGCCCGCTACGCCCGGGACCTGACGGAGGTCCTCGCGGACGGCGCCTGGCGCGACACCGGCATCGACGCGCGGGCCGCCGGGCAAGAACTCAACGACGCGCTGTCGCGCCGGCTGGGCGCCTCACCGCACGACCGGGTGGGCGAGATGGCCAGTACGATCCCGGCCCGCATCGCGTCGGCCTTCAAGCTGCGCGGGCGCACCCTCGCCGTCGAGTCGGCGGACGCCACCTCGTACCTGGCTCTCGCGCACGCCGTGGACAGCCTGCGCGCGGGGCTCGCCGAGGCCGTCCTGGTCGTGGTGGGGCAGCGCGACGAGGGCCGTTTCGCGCGGCGGGCGCTGGCGGCCAAGGGGTTCGCCGCCCGACCCTCCGAGGCGGGCGCCGGGGACGCTCCCGTCCTCACGGAGGGGCTCGGGGCGCTGCTGCTCAAGCGCCGGTCGACCGCGGAGCGGGACGGCGACCGGGTGTACGCGTCGGTCCTGGACTGCGCCCTGCGGCACGAGGCGCGGCCGGGGATCTTCCGCTACTCGCTGTCGGCCGCGCACCGCCGGGCCGCCGCCGAGGCCGCGCACCGTACGGCGGACGTCGCGCCGGGGTCCGTACGGCTCGTCGAGTGCGCCGGATACGGCACGGCCGCCGTGGGGCGCGCCGAACAGGAGGCGATCGCCGGGATCCACGCCGGTGCGCCCCGGGACTCGGTGGCCGTGGGCACCGTGCGCGACCGGCTCGGCCACACCTTCGCCAACGCCGGGCTCGCCGGTGTCACCAAGGCGGCGCTGGCCCTGCACCACCGCACCGTCCCCCCGGTGCTGCCCGGCACGGATCCCGCCCCGACGACCGGTCCGTTCCGCGTCCCGCGCGCGGCCGAGCCCTGGGAGCCGTCCACCGACGGCACGCCCCGGCGCGCCGCGGTCCTGGGCGCCTCACTGACCGGCACCGTATGCCACGTGCTCCTGGAGGAAGCCGCACCGGCCGGCTCCGTGCCCCAGGGGGCGGGCGCCGACGCACACCTCGGCGGTGCGCGCGCCGCCGGTGCGGCCCGGCGGCGGTTCCCGGGCGGGCAGGCGTCCGCCGCGGGCCGGGAGACCGGGGCGTGGGAGGCGGAGCCCATCGCGATCGTCGGGTTCGGTGGTCGTTTCGCCGACTCGCCCGACGCGGACGGGTTCTGGCGGACCATGCTCTCCGGGCGGGACCGGATCGGGCCGTTGCCGGCCGAGTTGTTCGACCGGGACCTCTACCACGCCCCCGGCGCACTCGCCCTCGGGCGCAGTTACACCGACCTGGGCGCGCCCGTCCCGGTGCCGACGCAGCCGCCCCCCGGGCTGCGCATCCCCCCGCACCGGTACGCGGCGACGGACGCGGCCCAGCGCCTCGGACTCGACGTGGCCGCCGAGATGTTCGCCCGCTACGGGCGTGACCCGCACGCACTCGACGGCGTCGGAACCGTCGTCGTCGGCAGCAACCTGGGCCTGTCCAGGGAACGTCGGCTGCACACCGGCCTGTGCCTCGACGACCTGGAGGCGGACGTCCGCTCCCTCGCCGCGCTCGCCGCACTGGGGCCGGACGACGTCGAAGCGGTGACCAAGCTGGTGCGGGACCGGTTCGGCGAGGCCGGGCCCGACGACCTGCCGACCACCTGGGACGGCTGCGTCGCCAGCGGCATCGCGGCGCTCATCGGCAACGAACACGGCCTGGACGCCGTACCGGTGGCGGTGGAGGCGGCCTGCGCCTCCTCGCTGGCCGCCGTCGACGTGGCCGTGGGACGGCTGCGCTCCGGCGGCGCCGACTACGCGGTGGCCGGTGGCGTGGAACTGCCCTGCAACGCGCGGGACATGGTGCTCTGCTCCTCGCTGGGCCTGCTGTCGCACAGCAGGATCACCCCCTTCGACGCCGGGGCCGACGGCTTCACTCCGGGCGACGGCTGCGCGCTCTTCCTGCTCAAGCGCCTGACGGACGCCCGCCGCGACGGCGACCGGGTGTTCGGCGTGCTCCGCGCGGTCGGCGCGTCCAACGACGCGAAGTCGCTGATCGCCCCCGACGCCGACGGCCAGGCGCGGGCCGTACGGCAGGCCTTCGCCCAGGTCGACTTCGGCCCGGACGAGGTGGACTACCTGGAGGCCCACGGCACCGGCACCCGCCTGGGCGACCGCGTGGAGGTCGCCGCCGCCGCACAGGTCTACGGCACGGGACGGCGTACGGCACCGCTGGACATCGGATCCGCCAAGTCCTTCCTCGGCCACACCTTCGCGGCGGCCGGGGCGGCCGGACTGCTGCGCACACTCCAGGCGTTGCGGCAGGCCACCCTGCCGCCCAGCGTCAACCTGCACGAACTCAGCCCCGACCTCGCCCTGGACGCCGTCCCCGCGCGGGTGGCCACCGAAGCCGGGCCCTGGCCCGCCCGGGCGGGCCGGCCGCGGCGCGCCGCGGTGAGCGCGTTCGGGACCGGCGGCATCAATTACCACCTGTTGATCGAGGAAGGCACGGACGCAACGCGATGA